One Neoarius graeffei isolate fNeoGra1 chromosome 19, fNeoGra1.pri, whole genome shotgun sequence genomic region harbors:
- the tmem108 gene encoding transmembrane protein 108 isoform X2, translating into MTRSLQVLPNQLLSILLILSVPEKLVSFAEELSPSWTPRSLVSMLHSPNPPGWWKESSTGVQPTFTGRNAPVSALALTQLLMPHLAHTTTVKASFGTSPMSSIESRDHPFKAEFQNSVGPDSSRTISGSIITPSMVWNSSAISGNLAMKSSSISQKTGSRMNRTGMVSKKQKVSTESESNVAPAIEGLQRTDSSQPRSINDLEQVRSTSNDDIQGMSVEAPTNPSYPYSSMMSSWLSIPAMALEKRQHAHAITLRNVDTLSEEPTFVGNVPVSPSQSQPPSLPTYFPLNTTEHSKTNNITFPTVTGSISENSSSAKTLAGTNSPANITADASSPQSSVTDMGIGSTDGSLGTSLNIPPLMNDSSTSELLSRTNVSRLPTTPRGPWGSGNQSGPDLDDKRATICLTKMDIVWVVLAISVPVSSCSVLLTVCCMRRKKKSTSNENNLSYWNNTITMDYFNRHAVELPREILPLETVDEQETCLPPNGDYSDSGVVLVNPFCQETLFINRDKASDI; encoded by the exons ATGACGAGAAGCCTGCAGGTCCTGCCTAACCAGCTGCTGA GCATTCTTCTGATCCTATCAGTACCAGAGAAGCTGGTATCCTTTGCAGAGGAGCTCTCTCCCAGCTGGACACCGCGGAGCCTTGTCTCCATGTTACATTCACCAAACCCACCTGGCTGGTGGAAGGAATCCAGTACTGGTGTCCAGCCCACTTTCACAGGTCGCAATGCACCAGTGTCTGCCCTGGCATTGACCCAGTTGCTGATGCCTCATTTGGCTCACACTACCACAGTCAAGGCTAGCTTTGGAACAAGTCCCATGTCTAGTATTGAATCAAGGGACCATCCCTTCAAAGCTGAGTTCCAAAACTCTGTTGGACCTGATTCGAGCAGAACCATTTCTGGATCCATCATTACACCATCCATGGTGTGGAATTCCAGTGCCATTTCTGGGAACCTGGCCATGAAGTCTTCATCTATCAGTCAGAAGACAGGAAGCAGGATGAACCGAACTGGCATGGTCAGTAAAAAGCAGAAGGTATCTACAGAGTCAGAGTCTAATGTGGCCCCTGCCATTgaggggcttcaaagaactgactCTTCCCAACCAAGGTCCATAAATGATTTGGAGCAAGTAAGGTCCACAAGCAATGATGACATTCAAGGGATGAGTGTTGAAGCGCCAACCAACCCCAGTTACCCTTACTCTTCAATGATGTCATCATGGTTATCAATCCCTGCTATGGCACTGGAGAAAAGGCAGCATGCTCATGCCATCACACTGCGTAATGTTGACACTCTTTCTGAAGAACCCACATTTGTAGGGAATGTGCCTGTGTCCCCATCACAATCACAGCCCCCTAGTCTGCCCACCTATTTTCCCCTCAACACAACTGAGCACTCGAAAACAAATAACATTACCTTCCCTACTGTGACTGGCAGCATTTCTGAGAACAGCAGCTCAGCAAAGACATTAGCTGGGACAAATTCTCCTGCTAACATAACCGCAGATGCTTCCTCACCCCAGAGTAGTGTAACAGACATGGGCATCGGCTCCACTGATGGCAGTTTAGGTACATCGTTGAATATTCCACCACTCATGAATGATTCAAGCACCTCCGAGCTGCTGTCAAGAACAAATGTGAGTAGACTGCCAACCACCCCACGAGGGCCCTGGGGCTCAGGGAACCAATCAGGCCCTGATCTTGACGATAAACGTGCCACTATTTGCCTGACCAAAATGGACATTGTATGGGTGGTGCTTGCCATCAGTGTGCCTGTGTCCTCCTGCT CTGTGCTGCTGACAGTGTGCTGCATGAGAAGGAAGAAGAAGTCAACCAGCAATGAGAACAACTTGAGCTATTGGAACAACACCATCACCATGGACTACTTCAATCGACATGCTGTGGAGCTCCCTCGTGAGATACTCCCACTGGAAACTGTTGAT